Sequence from the Cuniculiplasma divulgatum genome:
TTTGTGGCATAAATTCTGGTGTGCACGTCTATGTCATAATCAAGACCTGTATACGCAAACCCTGCAGAGGTGTGGAGCGGATTTCTGCGTGTGCGATCGCTTATGCCTCCAAGCAGTATTACACCGATGGTGGGATAAGCAACAGATTCTGCGGTTAAGGAAGATATTTCTGATGTCAACCTCCATGTCAGTGGAATCATTATTAAGAATTTTGCCCACAACACCTCCATTGCAGTGATTAGCGAAACTAAATAGAGTTCCATACAATCTATGAGCGATTCTATGCAGTCAAATTCGGAAAAGCAGGAAATTGCGGAATTTGTTGGCATTTCTGATGAGATGGAACTTTTTTCTGATATACCAAAGAAATTCAGGAAGACCGATCTCAAGATCAGCCCGGGAATATCAGAGTATGAGGTGATTTCAATGGCCCTGTCCACAGGCGGATTAAATAGGGGTCCTGACATGATAAACTTCCTGGGGAATGGAATCTATGACCGCGTTGTTCCTTCCACTGTGGATTCAATAATTGGCAGAAGCGAGTTCCTGACAGCATACACCCCATATCAGGCAGAGATGTCACAGGGCGCATTACAGTCCCTGTTTGAATACCAGACCTACATGGCAGAACTCACTGGCATGGACATATCAAACTCTTCAATGTATGATGGCTTCTCAACACTGGGAGAGGCTGTCAGGATGGCACACAGAATCAATGAGAAAAGAGATATCCTCATACCGGCAAACATATACGATGATAAGCTGAAGGTAATCGAAAGCTACCTTTATGGTCTCCCGGTGAGGCTTGTAAGGTACTCAGTGGACAGCAAAAGCGGTTTCATCAACATTGAGGATATCCAGTCCAAGATCACTGATGATACGTCTGCCATAGTTGTGGAGATGCCAAATGCCCTGGGCATAATTGACGAGAACGTCCCGAAAATACAGCAGATCAGGAAAAATGCACTCATAATAGCGTACGTTGACCCGGTATCCCTTGGAATGCTGGCTCCGCCGGGCGATTACGGTGCGGATATAGTGGCTGCAGAGGGCCAGCAGCTTGGAATTCACATGAATTTCGGAGGGCCCACACTTGGAATTCTCAGTTTCAGGAAAGATTATGTGAGAAAGTCACCGGGCCGGATTATAGGTGAAACGGTGGACAGCAATGGGAAAAGGGCTTACGTTATGACCCTGCAGACAAGGGAACAGCATATAAGGAGGGAAAAAGCAACGAGCAACATATGCACAAACCAGGCCCTCATGGCCATTGCCGCAACTGTGTACCTTGGAACTGTTGGCCCTTCGGGACTCAGGAAAATTGCGGAGACAACATACATTAACTCCAGGAAGCTGAAAGAGAAACTTGGCGGACTGAAGATAGCTGAAAAGCAGCAGCTCACCGGAAAACCCTTCTCAGATGTGCTGGTGTCATTCCGGAAAGACGTGAATGGCCTTCAGGAGTTTCTTTCCACCAGGGGCATCAATGGAGGCCTTGCACTATCAAGGTTATCCAGCGGGGCGGCATCAGATGTAAGAAACGGTGCATTCTTCTCCACTACAGAGAAGACCACCGACGGGGCAATTGCAAAGCTGGCAGAAGCACTGGAGGTGTTCTGATGGCATACCACGAGGCAGTGTACGACGAACCCCTGATCTTTGAGTACAGATCCGGAACAACCTACAAGCTTCCGGGCCTTGAGGGAAAACAGAAGATTGATCTTCCGGAAAACCTGCTGAGAAAGGAGTTGAATCTTCCCGAAGTCTCGGAATATGATGTTGTGCGGCACTACACAAGGCTTTCCCAGATGAACTACAGCGTGGATCTTGGAATTTATCCACTGGGGTCATGCACAATGAAGTTCAATCCAAAGTATGCAGACGCCATAGCCTCATCCAGGCAGTTCTCGGAGATGCATCCGCTGCAGCTTCAATCTGAAACACAGGGCGAGCTCAGGATACTCTATGAGCTCCAGGAATACCTCAAGGCCATCTCCGACATGGATGCCGTTACGCTCCAGCCTCTGGCCGGGGCACAGGGAGAGTACACCGGGATACTGATCACCAGGAAATATTTTGAGGTGAAGGGGGAGCTTGACAGCAGAACAGACGTCCTCATTCCTGATTCTGCTCATGGAACCAACCCGGCCTCTGCTGCAATGGCAGGTTTCAACGTCATAGAGATACCGTCCTCAGAGAACGGTACCGTGAATCTTGATGCCCTGAAGGCTGCCCTATCTGAACATACCGCAGCATTCATGATTACAAATCCCAACACCCTTGGAATCTTTGAAGACCACATTGAGGAGATAGCAAAGATGGTTCACGATGCCGGTGCCCTGCTTTACTACGATGGCGCAAATTTCAATGGAATCCTGGGGGTCACATCACCGGGCATAATGGGATTCGACATCGTCCACTTCAACCTCCACAAGACCTTTGCAACCCCGCACGGAAGCGGAGGACCTGGTGCCGGTCCCGTTGGGGTTAAATCACGCCTGAAGGACTTCCTGCCTGTTCCTGTAGTAGGTAAGGAAGGTGACAGGTACTTCCTTGACTACGGTGCAAAACACACCATCGGGAAGGTATCGTCATACACGGGATCATTCATGGTACTTCTCAGGGCATGGGCTTACATCACGTACCACGGATCGGATGGCCTCAGGAGAAACACAGTGAATGCTGTCCTCAACACAAACTACATAAGGAAAAGGCTTGAGGGCAGGTTCAGCATTCCCTACAAGACGCTGAAGAAGCATGAGGTTGTGATATCCACTGAGAATACCGGCATCAGGGCTCTTGATGCAGCCAAGTATCTCATAGATCAGGGTGTGCATGCCCCAACAATCTATTTCCCGCTCATCGTTCATGAGGCAATGATGATTGAACCCACAGAAACCGTATCAAAGCAGGATCTGGACAGGTTTGTGGACGCCCTCATAGAGAGTTCGAAACTCTCCCCTGAAGAATTGAAGAACCACCCCGTGAACCTGCCAGTCAGCAGGCCTGATGAGGTGAAGGCAGCAAGGGACATGAAGGTAAGGTGGGATGGCAGCACCTATGGAAATTGAAGTTGTACATGATCCGGATCATATACGGCAGGCTATCCCTGTTATCCGGTCAGCCTGGGGCATGGACAACATTGAGCAGCTTGTGAAGGACATACTGGCAGCCATGCGCTTCCATGGCGGGCTTGTTTTGCTTGCCAGAGAGGAGGGCAGGGTTGTGGGCATGCACTTCAGCTTTGCCGGCATGAAGAACGGAAAGACATACCTGTATTCCCATATGACCGGTGTGGTTTCGGAAAGGAAATACTCTGGCGTTGGGGAAGCCCTGAAACTCCGGCAGAAGGAATGGGCAATCAGGAACGGGTACGATCTCATTGCGTGGACTTACGATCCGCTTATGTCCCTCAATGCAAATTTCAACGTATACAAGCTCGGAACAATATGCCGGGCATATCTCATGAATTTTTACGGCGAAATGGAAGATGCCCTCAATTTCGGAATTCCAACAGACCGGTTTGTGACAGAATGGTGGATACTGAAGGATCGTTTCCCTGCCAGAAAACCTGAATATTGCATAAACAGTGCCGAAAAGCCAGGAGAATTCCGGAATGGGCCCTATGCCGATGTCATAGGATTCCACATTCCCGAGAATTATGTGGAGATGAAGAGAAACAGCCATGAGGTGGCACTTGAAATCCGGCTTGCAACCAGAATGAAGTTTCAGGAACTTTTTGCTGCCGGCTATTCGGTGACAGATTATGACAGGAAGAACTCCGCATACACCCTTGAGCGAGGAGCGGGGATTGAGGAAAAATACGGAAAAAATATATTTTACTGAAACCGGTGATTCAGATTACCTTGTAGCGTTTCAGCGAGACCTCGAATATCTCGCCGTCTGATCCAAGGGAATTCAGCAGATCATCAAGTTCATTCTGTGATATTGACGCATTCTGCGATGCCGCCAGCAGGTCCTCATACCTGCATCCCCTGCCATCCGTGTCGTTCGCCCTTATGTATTGCAGTATGAAATCCTTTGAGGATTTATGCTCTTCCTTTGCAGCAGGCTGAATCTGGGCTGCAATGGCGGATTCGAAATCCTGCAGATCATAATCCGGATACTTTTCCATGGCCTTCATGGCGGATTCTGCCTCAAGATCGGAGTAGCCGGCGGCCCTGACATCCGCAACCGTTGATCCCGGCCTGTTTCTGGCCATTCTTATGGCATAGATCTTTCTCCTTGCGATATGCAGAGTCTTCATGCGCCAGTAATCCATTGAGACGCTGTCCACCTTTACGGCTATTTCAGGGTTGATATTGAAATAGGTCTTGCCTTCATTCTGGTAGGTACTGACCCTCCCCATGACAAGAACCTGGTCATTTATCTCCAGAGCGTCAACCATGGCCTTCGCCTGCATCCCGAATTCGCTGTTAAATGCAGAGATATAGAAGTTACCTGTCCCATCGGTCACTGTAACACGTGTCATTGATTCATCGGCGTTCTTCTGCGATACCAGCCCGCAGAAAAGGACCCTTCTGATCCTGGTTCCGAGCGGTGTTATGACGTAGGGCTTTGCCCTTTCTTCGTCGGGCCTTTCCTCGAGCTCCCTGGAATCCCTCAGTTCCCTGCCGAAGATCCAGTTGGTGAATTCACGCTTTCTTGCCATCACTGGAAATCAGCCCCCATTCTTGCCTCCAGTTTCTTCATGAAATCTGTGTCCATATAATTCAGCGACGATATGCGCACTGATGTTCCAGACTGATTCCTGGTGACATCACCCTCTATGACCACTGCCCTGCCCAGGAGTTTCTCCTGGAGCCTGGATGACACAAGCCTGCGTGATATTTTATTATTTTCAGGTGCATATTCCTCCTGGGTGAAGCCCAGATGGCTCAGCAGTGCAGTTTTTCCGCCGGTGCACTGTATGCTTCCTGTGCCGTCATCAAGCGTGAAGTATGCGAACAGATCATACACCACCGGAGCTTCTGGATGGTCCGGGCAGTGGATGTCGTCGAGCCTGTTATTGCAAACTGAGCATCTCATCACAAGGCCGCTCTTTGGGCCCAGGCTCACAATGAAGCCGTTTACCGTAACCCCGCCAAGAGGGGTGTTTATATCATGTATGTCGTAGAGCCTCTCCCCAACCTGGAATGATGGCTTTATTTCGGTGATATCAGTCCTGCTTCCCACTGTGATACGAAGCCGGCCGTTGTATTCAGAAACCTTTGCACCCTCCATCCTGATGAAGACCCCTTCCTTCAGTGGCTTCTCAAATGACGATATCCGGATTTTTCCCGTATCGTCGTCAAGATCGCCGTAATACATCATTGTCTTCTTCCCATCACGCTCCAGTTCCTTTTCCCTTACATTGGAAACGCGGCCTTCAACCGTTACGTATGGCTGTGCAGTGGAAAGGTCCTTTATCTTCAACTGGGAATAACTCCTCCTTACATCCATGGTTTCACCCGGATGCATTATGACCTCTGAGCCGGCGTCTATGTAGACCCTGTTTATTCCTTTGTATTCCCTGACGGACGCTTTCTTTATCTCCACGACGTCGCCTATCCTGACAGTTTGCGGGAATATCCACGCAGTGAATGATATAGTTCCGGTATCATCCCCAAGTATCCCATAATAATACACGGATTCGCCACGTTCATTCTTCAGTTCTTTCCGCTGCAGAGATACAATGCTAGCCAGGATGTTCGCATTCTGTGTGCCGGGAGTCAGTTCGGATATTTTCAATCTCTTAACCTGATCGCTCATGCGTACATTCCACTGTGATCCTTGCTTGCTGACTGCCCGATTAGCTTGTTGAGAAGTATTTCAGCATCTTCCTTACTCAGACCAACCTTTGCCACCAGGTAATTCTCTATATCATCCCTGCTCTTCCCCTGGTTTATCATGTCCTGCACCATCATGACCATGCGCTGGGTGACCTCAGCCTGAAACTGCTCCTCAAGCTTGAGCGCCCGTATCATCAGGTATATGGATGAAAGCAGCGTGTTCAGTCCTTCATTG
This genomic interval carries:
- a CDS encoding OB-fold nucleic acid binding domain-containing protein gives rise to the protein MSDQVKRLKISELTPGTQNANILASIVSLQRKELKNERGESVYYYGILGDDTGTISFTAWIFPQTVRIGDVVEIKKASVREYKGINRVYIDAGSEVIMHPGETMDVRRSYSQLKIKDLSTAQPYVTVEGRVSNVREKELERDGKKTMMYYGDLDDDTGKIRISSFEKPLKEGVFIRMEGAKVSEYNGRLRITVGSRTDITEIKPSFQVGERLYDIHDINTPLGGVTVNGFIVSLGPKSGLVMRCSVCNNRLDDIHCPDHPEAPVVYDLFAYFTLDDGTGSIQCTGGKTALLSHLGFTQEEYAPENNKISRRLVSSRLQEKLLGRAVVIEGDVTRNQSGTSVRISSLNYMDTDFMKKLEARMGADFQ
- the gcvPB gene encoding aminomethyl-transferring glycine dehydrogenase subunit GcvPB codes for the protein MAYHEAVYDEPLIFEYRSGTTYKLPGLEGKQKIDLPENLLRKELNLPEVSEYDVVRHYTRLSQMNYSVDLGIYPLGSCTMKFNPKYADAIASSRQFSEMHPLQLQSETQGELRILYELQEYLKAISDMDAVTLQPLAGAQGEYTGILITRKYFEVKGELDSRTDVLIPDSAHGTNPASAAMAGFNVIEIPSSENGTVNLDALKAALSEHTAAFMITNPNTLGIFEDHIEEIAKMVHDAGALLYYDGANFNGILGVTSPGIMGFDIVHFNLHKTFATPHGSGGPGAGPVGVKSRLKDFLPVPVVGKEGDRYFLDYGAKHTIGKVSSYTGSFMVLLRAWAYITYHGSDGLRRNTVNAVLNTNYIRKRLEGRFSIPYKTLKKHEVVISTENTGIRALDAAKYLIDQGVHAPTIYFPLIVHEAMMIEPTETVSKQDLDRFVDALIESSKLSPEELKNHPVNLPVSRPDEVKAARDMKVRWDGSTYGN
- the gcvPA gene encoding aminomethyl-transferring glycine dehydrogenase subunit GcvPA gives rise to the protein MQSNSEKQEIAEFVGISDEMELFSDIPKKFRKTDLKISPGISEYEVISMALSTGGLNRGPDMINFLGNGIYDRVVPSTVDSIIGRSEFLTAYTPYQAEMSQGALQSLFEYQTYMAELTGMDISNSSMYDGFSTLGEAVRMAHRINEKRDILIPANIYDDKLKVIESYLYGLPVRLVRYSVDSKSGFINIEDIQSKITDDTSAIVVEMPNALGIIDENVPKIQQIRKNALIIAYVDPVSLGMLAPPGDYGADIVAAEGQQLGIHMNFGGPTLGILSFRKDYVRKSPGRIIGETVDSNGKRAYVMTLQTREQHIRREKATSNICTNQALMAIAATVYLGTVGPSGLRKIAETTYINSRKLKEKLGGLKIAEKQQLTGKPFSDVLVSFRKDVNGLQEFLSTRGINGGLALSRLSSGAASDVRNGAFFSTTEKTTDGAIAKLAEALEVF
- a CDS encoding OB-fold nucleic acid binding domain-containing protein, which produces MARKREFTNWIFGRELRDSRELEERPDEERAKPYVITPLGTRIRRVLFCGLVSQKNADESMTRVTVTDGTGNFYISAFNSEFGMQAKAMVDALEINDQVLVMGRVSTYQNEGKTYFNINPEIAVKVDSVSMDYWRMKTLHIARRKIYAIRMARNRPGSTVADVRAAGYSDLEAESAMKAMEKYPDYDLQDFESAIAAQIQPAAKEEHKSSKDFILQYIRANDTDGRGCRYEDLLAASQNASISQNELDDLLNSLGSDGEIFEVSLKRYKVI